One genomic region from Terriglobus aquaticus encodes:
- a CDS encoding M56 family metallopeptidase, which translates to MPSTLLHLSSFLTAVCVAGLWQGLTVALIAAAVLVLLRRAPAALRHSVLVAAFAGVLVLPWLELHRDLHAGSAHTGEHGLHLAPWIGLAVAALWLVGTTVRAAQLFLAWRHLGRVRNASTVVPLQGEENFTAGSRRALLCSSPDVDAPVILGFRSPRLLIPEWMLPTLSEAELHQIALHECEHLRRRDDWINLLLQVGLVLSPLNPALLWLNRTIRLQREMAVDAAVVARTDKPLAYAACLTRLAEQRQQRGALRLALSALGRKAELVQRVHALIAKPTAWTRKQSGLAFAGALALLCTAAGGFLRVPQLVQVGTDVAPASSNTTAADASFTPVISTTAASLPLVRTSAEVTTARNLRSIPVRIVPATFRSVDTHARNKHARSAKSSTATLLPAHTPGSLRAATVLAPRMMRTTYASSRNRTADMDAVADSSSQVQTTTAIFYTPYAAVPVANGWLLIEL; encoded by the coding sequence ATGCCTTCCACCCTTCTGCATCTCTCCTCATTTCTGACGGCCGTGTGCGTTGCCGGCCTGTGGCAGGGGCTGACGGTGGCGCTCATCGCGGCCGCGGTTCTGGTGCTGCTGCGCCGCGCTCCGGCTGCGCTGCGCCACTCCGTGCTGGTTGCTGCCTTTGCTGGTGTTCTGGTCCTGCCATGGCTTGAGCTTCATCGCGATCTGCACGCAGGCAGTGCGCACACGGGCGAGCATGGCCTGCACCTTGCACCCTGGATCGGCCTCGCCGTAGCCGCGCTCTGGCTCGTCGGAACCACCGTCCGCGCCGCGCAGCTGTTCCTTGCATGGCGTCACCTGGGCCGCGTTCGCAATGCCTCAACGGTCGTGCCGTTGCAAGGTGAAGAGAACTTCACCGCCGGCTCGCGCCGTGCCCTCTTGTGCAGCTCGCCCGACGTGGACGCGCCGGTGATCCTCGGCTTCCGCTCGCCGCGCCTCTTAATACCGGAGTGGATGCTGCCCACCCTGTCCGAAGCCGAACTGCACCAAATCGCGCTTCACGAGTGCGAACACCTGCGGCGCCGCGATGACTGGATCAACCTTCTGCTGCAGGTCGGCCTGGTGCTGTCTCCGCTGAACCCCGCCCTGCTGTGGCTGAACCGCACGATCCGGCTGCAGCGCGAGATGGCCGTGGACGCCGCCGTGGTCGCCCGGACCGACAAGCCACTGGCCTATGCCGCCTGCCTGACCCGTCTGGCCGAGCAGCGCCAGCAGCGCGGAGCCCTGCGTCTTGCCCTGTCAGCCCTGGGCCGCAAGGCCGAACTGGTGCAGCGCGTGCACGCCCTGATCGCTAAGCCGACCGCCTGGACGCGCAAGCAATCCGGCCTGGCCTTCGCCGGAGCGCTGGCGCTGCTGTGCACCGCGGCTGGCGGTTTCCTGCGCGTTCCGCAACTGGTGCAGGTCGGCACGGATGTCGCGCCTGCATCGAGCAACACCACTGCAGCGGACGCGAGTTTCACTCCCGTCATCTCCACCACTGCGGCCAGTCTGCCGCTGGTGCGCACCTCGGCTGAGGTGACCACGGCGCGCAACCTACGCTCCATACCAGTGCGCATTGTGCCCGCAACCTTCCGCAGCGTGGACACACACGCCCGCAACAAACATGCACGCTCCGCGAAGAGCAGCACCGCGACGCTGCTGCCGGCACACACGCCAGGCTCTCTTCGCGCCGCCACGGTTCTTGCTCCGCGCATGATGCGGACCACTTACGCAAGCTCTCGGAATCGTACGGCTGACATGGACGCAGTTGCGGATTCGTCATCGCAGGTTCAGACCACAACAGCCATCTTCTACACGCCTTACGCAGCCGTGCCCGTCGCCAACGGCTGGCTGCTGATCGAACTCTAA
- a CDS encoding trypsin-like peptidase domain-containing protein — MSAKTNSLVASSRPFLFRVATPLALAAVALFGTAEVLHSTGVHASAISASALDDQSVSSLSALDHDMETVANRVTPAVVNIAVTSVGGGEDESADNAQAPDLQGLPPQFRQFFGGGGGMRQPQQQELRHGIGSGVIISSDGYIVTNNHVVEGAKQIRVTLSDRRVLTGKVVGTDKLTDIAVVKVDAHDLPAISWGDSSKLRPGQTVLAFGSPFGVLQFSVTRGIVSAVNRAAPFSTDARTPGGLIQTDAAVNPGNSGGPLVNIHGELVGINQMIATNSGSFAGASFAIPASTAKAIATEIIQTGAVHHGYLGIAMNDVTPANAQFFNLKSASGAIISQVTPGSPAASAGLKNGDVIVSLNGKTIESGGELQVDVAQMTPGTHADLGILRNGAPQTVNVKLGEFNKDKQLASNDGDDGTGQRGAKLGVQMSDITPDVRQQLNLPDSVKGAAIAAVKPGSAAEEAGLQPGDVILEVNRKATPSANDVVSSIRNAPNGKQVLLLVWSNGGTSYRVVSPNEG, encoded by the coding sequence ATGTCCGCAAAAACTAATTCATTAGTTGCAAGCAGCCGGCCCTTCCTCTTCCGCGTTGCCACACCTCTTGCCCTGGCTGCCGTTGCCCTGTTCGGCACGGCAGAGGTTCTGCACAGCACCGGCGTTCACGCCAGCGCCATCTCCGCCTCCGCGCTGGACGACCAGAGCGTCAGCTCGCTGAGCGCGCTCGACCACGACATGGAAACTGTCGCGAATCGCGTAACCCCCGCCGTGGTCAACATCGCCGTCACGAGCGTTGGCGGCGGCGAGGACGAATCCGCCGACAACGCCCAGGCGCCCGACCTGCAGGGCCTGCCGCCGCAGTTCCGCCAGTTCTTCGGCGGTGGTGGAGGCATGCGTCAGCCCCAGCAGCAGGAGTTGCGCCACGGCATCGGCTCCGGCGTCATCATCTCGTCCGACGGTTACATCGTGACCAACAACCACGTGGTCGAGGGAGCGAAGCAGATCCGCGTCACCCTCAGCGACCGCCGCGTGCTCACTGGCAAGGTGGTCGGCACCGACAAGCTGACCGACATCGCCGTGGTCAAAGTGGACGCGCACGACCTGCCGGCCATCTCCTGGGGTGACAGCAGCAAGCTGCGGCCCGGCCAGACGGTGCTCGCCTTTGGCAGCCCGTTCGGCGTTCTGCAGTTCAGCGTCACGCGCGGCATTGTCAGTGCGGTGAACCGCGCCGCTCCGTTCTCCACCGATGCGCGCACGCCCGGCGGCCTCATCCAGACCGATGCAGCCGTGAACCCCGGCAACAGCGGCGGCCCGCTGGTGAACATTCACGGGGAGCTGGTCGGCATCAACCAAATGATCGCCACCAACAGCGGCAGCTTCGCCGGTGCCAGCTTCGCCATTCCCGCCTCCACCGCCAAGGCCATCGCGACGGAGATCATCCAGACCGGCGCGGTACATCATGGCTACCTGGGCATCGCCATGAACGACGTGACGCCTGCCAACGCGCAGTTCTTCAACCTGAAGAGCGCGTCCGGCGCGATCATCTCGCAGGTGACGCCGGGATCGCCCGCGGCCAGCGCCGGCCTGAAGAACGGTGACGTGATCGTCAGCCTGAACGGAAAGACCATCGAGTCCGGTGGCGAACTGCAGGTGGACGTGGCACAGATGACGCCCGGAACGCACGCGGACCTCGGCATTCTGCGTAACGGCGCGCCGCAGACCGTGAACGTGAAGCTGGGCGAGTTCAACAAGGACAAGCAGCTTGCCAGCAACGACGGTGACGACGGCACCGGTCAGCGCGGCGCCAAGCTGGGCGTGCAGATGAGCGACATCACCCCCGACGTGCGTCAGCAGTTGAACCTGCCCGACAGCGTGAAGGGTGCTGCCATCGCAGCGGTGAAGCCCGGCAGCGCGGCGGAGGAAGCGGGCCTGCAGCCCGGCGACGTGATCCTGGAGGTGAACCGCAAGGCAACACCCTCGGCGAACGACGTCGTCAGCAGCATCCGCAACGCGCCGAACGGCAAGCAGGTTCTGCTGCTGGTCTGGTCCAACGGCGGCACCAGCTACCGCGTGGTCAGCCCGAACGAAGGCTGA